The sequence AACATTTGAAAAATTAAATTCTTGAAGACCATAAATCTATCGGTTCTTGTTGTATTTGCTGCATTTTTTGTATTCCCTTATGGCGACACAAAGGCACAGCAACTTGATTCATTAACACTTGATACTTTGCAGCCTTTTACAAGTATCCAGGAGGCTCTGAAGCAGCCGGATAAAGTGGTGAAGCTGGAGTTGCGGAGAAATAAACTCAAAGAAGTTCCTCCGGAGGTTTTTCTGTTCAAAAATCTGCAGTACCTTGATCTGAGCAAAAACTCAATAAAAGTACTGCCTCCTGAAATTGACAGTTTGCAGGCCTTACAAATTCTGATCTTAAAAAAGAATGATCTTGTAACACTTCCGAAGCAGATCGGCCATTTAAAAAATCTTGTTGTTTTGGATGTCAGTCAGAATGACCTGATTACTTTGCCACCTCAAATCGGGGATCTTGAAAATCTTGAAGTACTTGAATTATGGGACAATGATCTTGGGGATTTTCCTGAACAGATGGCTTACCTCTTTAAGTTGAAAGAGCTTTATCTGCAAAGTATTCTTATTGATGAAGATGAGCAGCAGCGCATCAGGGGAATGCTTCCTAAAACGAATATTCACTTTTCCCCAAGCTGTAAGTGTAAGACGCAATGATCAGTTGAAGGTTAGCCATTATTGTTCCCGCACTAAAATTTCCATCTTGTCATTGTCGCTTTCGGCCAATTTGGTTTTAAACTGATGTTCAATCGCGCCATTGAGTTCGGCAATATTGTTTACCGGCGAGTCAAATACAGGAAAGGTGATCTTTTTATATTTCGCTTTTTGAATAAATTGATTAAAGTATTCCGGGTTTTGTCCCCATTTTCTGTACACCATAATGTCGGGCTGGTATTTCAGATCCTCAGATAAATTTTTGTTCATGAATCCGAGTGTGACTTTACAATTCAAATAAAAAATATATGATAACTCTTCATAATTGGTAGCGAGAACAAGATCCTCTGTATTCTTATAGTTGTCCGCTATGTATGGAATAATGTAATCAAGCGGTCCTTTTAATTGATGCGTGATTTGGTAA comes from Bacteroidota bacterium and encodes:
- a CDS encoding leucine-rich repeat domain-containing protein — protein: MKTINLSVLVVFAAFFVFPYGDTKAQQLDSLTLDTLQPFTSIQEALKQPDKVVKLELRRNKLKEVPPEVFLFKNLQYLDLSKNSIKVLPPEIDSLQALQILILKKNDLVTLPKQIGHLKNLVVLDVSQNDLITLPPQIGDLENLEVLELWDNDLGDFPEQMAYLFKLKELYLQSILIDEDEQQRIRGMLPKTNIHFSPSCKCKTQ